Sequence from the Paenibacillus riograndensis SBR5 genome:
CTTAACATTTATGTGAAGCCAGTATTTCTGACTCCGAATGCAGTTTGGTTTACGTGTTTATTTTTCCACTTTATTTATCCTATTACAAGTTGTCGTTTATCATAGTATAATTACTACTATTCTAAACATCGGATCAGAAAGAGGCGTATAAATTATGTCTACCCAGACAAGGCTTCAGGCGTTATCGGATTTTTTAAAAGCCCGGCGTGCAGCGATTTCTCCAGCTTCCGCCGGATTGCCCCAGGGCACGCGCAGACGGACTCCGGGCTTGCGGAGGGAAGAGGTGGCACAGCTGGCCGGAGTGAGCAATACCTGGTACACCTGGCTGGAGCAAGGCCGGGATATTAAAGTATCGCCGTCTGTCCTGGATTGTATTGCTGGCGCATTGCAGCTGACCAAAGATGAACGCAGCTATTTATTTGCCCTAGCACTGGAGAACGGGTCCGGAGCGGCTCCTTATCCGCCGCAGGAGGAGCTCTCCGTAATCAATCCTTCTCTCCAGAAGATCCTCCACGAGCTGACCACCTGCCCGACCATTATTTCCGACCGCCGCTGCAACATTGTAGGCTGGAATGACGCTGCGGCGCATGTTTTTTTGGATTTCGCCAAGCTGCCGCCGGAGGAGCGGAATATGATCTCCCTATTGTTCGTGCGGAAGGAGTTCAAGCGCCTGGCTGTGAACTGGCAGCAGTTCGTCAGAGGATATCTATCCATATTCCGGGCCTATTACGGCCAATATGTGGAGGATCGCTGGTATGATGACTTCATCGCAGAGATGAAGGAGCGGCATCCGGAGTTCCATCCGCTGTGGGAGGAGAGCCGGGTCAGCTCGGCCCCGGATGTGGTCCTTGAATTCCGTCACGCCAAAGCAGGGAAAATGCTGTTCCATTTGACCTCGCTTCAAGTTCACGGCAGTACGGATCTGCGGTGCAGCATCTATACCCCGGCAGGGGATTCCAATACTGAAGCCAAACTCAGGCAGCTGATGGAACAGCAGGTTTAGGGCCAATAAAAATTATTTATGTATTCATAAAAAACAATAAATATGCAATATTGGATTTGACGTTTATACTCCTAATATGATGATTACTTTTATGGAATCGGAAAAGGAGCTTAAAATAATGGCAAAAGTGACCGGATTAGAAGGCGTAGTAGCAGGAGAAACCGACATCGGATTGGTCGATGGGGAGAGGGGGTATCTGGTATACCGGGGATATTGGGCTAAAGAGCTTGCAGTGACACGTTGCTACGAAGAAGTGGCTTTTTTACTGTGGAACGGGTACTTGCCATCAGCGGAGGAGCTGGAGCAGTTGAAGAACGAGATGGCCGCCTCCCGCAAGCTGCCTGAGTATATCCGGCGGATCATTGAGCTGCTGCCCGCTTCCGTTCCGATGATGCTGGTGCTGCAAAGTACGGTTGCCGCCCTGGGAGAACAGGGGAATGCTGCTTGGCCGCCGGCACAAGGGGAGGCGGTAAGGCTTGCAGCTATCCTGCCGACCATTATTGCTTACAGATACCGTACACTGAACGGGTTAACACCTCTGGAACCGTTGCCCGAACTAGGCCATGCCGCCAATTACTTATACATGCTAACCGGTGAAAAACCAACGGAGGCCCATGTGAAGGCACTCAGTGCTTATCAGATTTTGTGCATGGAGCACGGCATGAATGCTTCAACCTTCGCTGCCCGCGTGGTGCTGTCTACCGAATCGGATATGTATGCATCAGTCGCCGGAGCGATCGGAGCAATGAAAGGCCCGCTGCACGGCGGAGCGCCTTATGAGGTGATCTCCATGCTTGAGGCTATCGGAACCAAGGAGCGGGCGGAGCCGTGGCTGCGCAATGCCCTGGAGAACGGAAACAAGCTGATGGGCTTCGGCCACCGGATCTACAAGACCAAAGATCCGCGCGCAGAAGCGCTTCAGATTGCAACACAGGAAATGATCGGTACAGATCCTTCCTTTGATCTGGCACTGCATGTGGAGGCTGCTGCTATCCGTCTCCTTGAAGAATATAAGCCTGGACGCCGGCTGTTCACCAATGTGGAATTTTATGCCGCCGCTATTCTGAAGGCACTTGAGCTTTCGCCTGATATTTTCACACCTACCTTCACTGCCGGCAGAATCATCGGCTGGACCGCTCATATTATAGAGCAGGCCGCCAATAACCGGATTTTCCGTCCGCAATCCATCTACACGGGACCTATGCCCCGGAATGAATTCTATATAGAGCGAACATGAAAAAGTAACAAAAGGGAAAAGGGGTGGAGGGGAAGTTTGGAACTGGAGGAGCGAATGCGTCCGCCTTTGTCTGCGGATTTCAACCGCGAACAGCGGTATAAATTAAAGAAATCTGCAGACAACAGCGGCCGGAAGTCCAAACATTCTCCGGAGTCCCGACGAAGTCCCTAATGTAAATATCTTAAGTTCACTCTATATAGGAAGCTTAATTACTAATCATCAAAACATCCCCGTCCGGCAAGCGGACGGGGATGTTTGAGCGGAGGAATGAAAATGAGAGAGCATGAGGGGGATACTCTGGCATTCTCTTAGAAATCGGATGTTGCAATTTCAATCGTGCCGAAGACTGCACCGGCAGCCGTGCTGATAAGTGCGGCAACCTGCAAAGCGTTAACGGTAATTGAAAGGCTGTTCAATGCAGGAATACTATAAGTGACGGATGGCGCATTGACCCGGTAAATGACAAGATCTACAGGGAATGTCGATGCATTGTTAACAATCACAGCCCCGTTGAGGATGCCATCCAGATTCTCGTAGTAGGATTTACCTACAGAGGGTGCCAGGTTGAAGAATTGTTGCGGTAACAGGATAGACATAG
This genomic interval carries:
- a CDS encoding helix-turn-helix transcriptional regulator, coding for MSTQTRLQALSDFLKARRAAISPASAGLPQGTRRRTPGLRREEVAQLAGVSNTWYTWLEQGRDIKVSPSVLDCIAGALQLTKDERSYLFALALENGSGAAPYPPQEELSVINPSLQKILHELTTCPTIISDRRCNIVGWNDAAAHVFLDFAKLPPEERNMISLLFVRKEFKRLAVNWQQFVRGYLSIFRAYYGQYVEDRWYDDFIAEMKERHPEFHPLWEESRVSSAPDVVLEFRHAKAGKMLFHLTSLQVHGSTDLRCSIYTPAGDSNTEAKLRQLMEQQV
- a CDS encoding citrate synthase/methylcitrate synthase, translating into MAKVTGLEGVVAGETDIGLVDGERGYLVYRGYWAKELAVTRCYEEVAFLLWNGYLPSAEELEQLKNEMAASRKLPEYIRRIIELLPASVPMMLVLQSTVAALGEQGNAAWPPAQGEAVRLAAILPTIIAYRYRTLNGLTPLEPLPELGHAANYLYMLTGEKPTEAHVKALSAYQILCMEHGMNASTFAARVVLSTESDMYASVAGAIGAMKGPLHGGAPYEVISMLEAIGTKERAEPWLRNALENGNKLMGFGHRIYKTKDPRAEALQIATQEMIGTDPSFDLALHVEAAAIRLLEEYKPGRRLFTNVEFYAAAILKALELSPDIFTPTFTAGRIIGWTAHIIEQAANNRIFRPQSIYTGPMPRNEFYIERT